A DNA window from Luteolibacter luteus contains the following coding sequences:
- the rplL gene encoding 50S ribosomal protein L7/L12 — protein sequence MANIEQLVEELGKLTVLEAADLVKKLEETWGVSAAAPVGVAVAAGPVEAAEEKTEFDVVITDGGANKIAVIKAVREVSPGLGLADAKKVVESAPAKVLEGVSKDAAEAAKKKLEEAGAKVDLK from the coding sequence ATGGCCAATATCGAACAACTCGTTGAAGAACTCGGCAAGCTCACCGTTCTGGAAGCTGCCGACCTCGTGAAGAAGCTGGAAGAAACCTGGGGCGTTTCCGCCGCAGCTCCTGTAGGCGTCGCCGTGGCCGCTGGCCCAGTCGAAGCTGCTGAAGAAAAGACCGAATTCGACGTCGTCATCACCGACGGTGGTGCGAACAAGATCGCCGTCATCAAGGCTGTCCGCGAAGTTTCGCCGGGCCTGGGCCTTGCGGATGCGAAGAAGGTCGTCGAAAGTGCTCCTGCCAAGGTGCTCGAAGGTGTCTCCAAGGACGCCGCCGAAGCTGCCAAGAAGAAGCTCGAAGAGGCCGGCGCCAAGGTCGATCTCAAGTAA
- the rpoB gene encoding DNA-directed RNA polymerase subunit beta, whose product MAADRLQFGKIEEVIEPPNLIEVQSRSYEEFMQKDVPAGERTDSGLQAVFREVFPIKSYDEAIELDFVTYDIEDPKITSLEALRSGESFSAALYVTFKLKDETGTKKERVYMGELPMMTRRGTFIINGAERVIVSQLHRSPGICFETSQHLNGKILHSFRIIPDRGSWLEVQFDTNDLLYVYLDRRRRRRKFLATTFLRALGYPTDRDIVTNFYNVESLKLKEEMDEQELGHKVPFEDILDGELVVAKAYEPLTIGIVRQLIALGHKQVDVIDGREDEILLKSLRKDPAKDEDSALKDIYRKLRPGDPPTAANARALLKRLFFDPKKYDLTRVGRYKINSKLESKVGPDERIMVPEDFLGAVRYLLKLKKGEGVIDDIDHLGSRRVRAVGELLSNQCRVGLARTERLVKERMTLFDVNIEGMTPQKLINPKALSAVVRDFFGRSQLSQFMDQTNPLAELTHKRRLSALGPGGLNRDRAGFEVRDVHPSHYGRICPIETPEGPNIGLINSMCTYARINEFGFIETPYRKVKNGKVSKDIEYLSADQEEKFLIAQANNPIDKDGKFLNEKVTAREVGGEFIEVAPTDVNYMDVSPKQMVSIAAGLIPFLEHDDANRALMGSNMQRQGVPLLVSESPYVGTGLEGKTARDSRSVVVSELDGVVAAATAEMIVTSPDGKLPVADEKFLSDPESVKTNLDKGIMAYPLRKFMRSNAGTCINQKPIVKKGQKIKKGDVLADGPNTQLGELALGRNVLVAFMPWNGYNFEDAIVISERVKKEDIYTSIHIAEFDVAARDTKLGPEEITRDIPNVGEEALKNLDHDGIIRIGAEVKPGDILVGKITPKSETELAPEERLLRAIFGEKAADVKDTSLRVPSGCIGIVQDIRVSSHGNARKRAEKVDPVELKKQLKKINDEHKKKADKLTDDLTEKLSDILLGEKIPLDVVNAQTGEIIIPANRKITKTLLRKLASVHDHIEIDPSPIRNKILEIIGSFEQRFQELDTERERKLDQLEAGDDVDPGVIKEVKVFIAAKRKLSVGDKMAGRHGNKGVVATIVPEEDMPFLADGTPVDIVLNPLGVPSRMNVGQVLETHLGVAAKALGFKVATPIFDGIPEAKIWEFMSKAKEVDGYTWIGDGKDGTTGGKSTLFDGRTGEAFHQPVVVGVIYMLKLGHLVADKIHARAVGPYSLVTQQPLGGKAQYGGQRFGEMEVWALEAYGAAYTLQELLTVKSDDVQGRTRIYEAIVKGDNNLEAGTPESFNVLIKEMQSLGLDVRPGRRGSTPGGVPSIGGVDDFSLDDLTL is encoded by the coding sequence ATGGCCGCCGACCGTCTCCAATTCGGGAAAATCGAGGAAGTCATCGAACCCCCGAACCTCATTGAGGTTCAGAGCCGCTCCTACGAGGAGTTCATGCAGAAGGACGTCCCAGCTGGCGAGCGCACCGATTCCGGGCTCCAGGCTGTCTTCCGCGAGGTGTTTCCGATCAAGAGCTACGACGAAGCGATCGAGCTCGACTTCGTGACCTACGACATCGAGGACCCGAAGATCACGTCCCTTGAAGCCCTTCGCTCCGGCGAAAGCTTCTCCGCCGCTCTCTACGTGACCTTCAAGCTGAAGGACGAGACCGGCACCAAGAAAGAGCGCGTTTACATGGGTGAGCTGCCCATGATGACCCGCCGTGGTACCTTCATTATCAACGGTGCCGAGCGTGTCATCGTTTCCCAGCTGCACCGTTCCCCGGGCATCTGCTTCGAGACCTCTCAGCATTTGAACGGCAAGATCCTGCATTCCTTCCGCATCATCCCGGACCGTGGTTCTTGGCTGGAAGTGCAGTTCGACACCAACGACCTACTTTACGTTTATCTCGACCGTCGCCGCCGCCGCCGCAAGTTCTTGGCGACGACGTTTCTGCGTGCCCTCGGCTACCCGACGGACCGCGACATCGTGACGAATTTCTACAACGTCGAGTCCCTCAAGCTGAAGGAAGAGATGGACGAGCAGGAGCTCGGCCACAAGGTGCCCTTCGAGGACATCCTCGACGGCGAGCTGGTGGTGGCGAAGGCTTACGAGCCGCTTACCATCGGCATCGTGCGCCAGTTGATCGCCCTCGGCCACAAGCAGGTCGACGTGATCGACGGCCGTGAGGATGAAATCCTCCTGAAGTCCCTCCGCAAGGATCCTGCCAAGGATGAGGACAGCGCCTTGAAGGATATCTACCGCAAGCTGCGCCCCGGCGACCCGCCGACGGCTGCGAACGCCCGCGCCCTGCTCAAGCGCCTCTTCTTCGATCCGAAAAAGTACGACCTGACCCGCGTTGGCCGTTACAAGATCAACAGCAAGCTTGAGAGCAAGGTCGGTCCGGACGAGCGAATCATGGTCCCCGAGGACTTCCTCGGTGCGGTGCGTTACCTGCTGAAGCTGAAGAAGGGCGAAGGCGTGATCGACGATATCGACCACCTTGGTTCCCGCCGCGTGCGTGCGGTGGGTGAGCTTCTTTCCAACCAGTGCCGCGTGGGCCTCGCCCGCACGGAGCGTCTGGTGAAGGAGCGCATGACCCTTTTCGACGTGAACATCGAGGGCATGACCCCGCAGAAGCTGATCAACCCGAAGGCGCTCTCCGCCGTCGTGCGCGACTTCTTCGGCCGGTCCCAGCTTTCGCAGTTCATGGACCAGACGAACCCGCTGGCCGAGCTGACTCACAAGCGCCGTCTGTCCGCCCTTGGACCTGGTGGTTTGAACCGCGACCGTGCCGGCTTCGAAGTCCGCGACGTTCATCCGTCCCACTACGGCCGGATCTGTCCGATTGAGACCCCGGAAGGTCCGAACATCGGTCTGATCAACTCGATGTGCACCTATGCGCGCATCAACGAGTTCGGCTTCATCGAAACGCCGTACCGCAAGGTGAAGAACGGCAAGGTGTCGAAGGACATCGAGTATCTCAGCGCCGACCAGGAAGAGAAATTCCTCATCGCCCAGGCGAACAACCCGATCGACAAGGACGGCAAGTTCCTCAATGAGAAGGTGACCGCCCGTGAAGTGGGTGGCGAGTTCATCGAAGTCGCCCCGACCGACGTGAACTACATGGACGTTTCGCCGAAGCAGATGGTGTCCATCGCTGCAGGCCTGATTCCGTTCCTTGAGCACGACGACGCCAACCGCGCACTCATGGGTTCGAACATGCAGCGCCAGGGCGTACCGCTCCTCGTTTCCGAGTCGCCGTATGTCGGCACCGGTCTCGAAGGCAAGACGGCCCGCGACTCGCGCTCCGTGGTCGTTTCCGAGCTCGACGGTGTGGTGGCTGCTGCCACCGCGGAGATGATCGTCACCTCGCCGGACGGCAAGCTGCCGGTGGCGGACGAGAAGTTCCTCTCCGATCCAGAGTCGGTGAAGACCAATCTGGACAAGGGCATTATGGCCTACCCGCTGCGCAAGTTCATGCGCTCCAACGCCGGCACCTGCATCAACCAGAAGCCGATCGTCAAGAAGGGCCAGAAGATCAAGAAGGGCGACGTCCTTGCCGACGGTCCGAACACGCAGCTCGGCGAGCTGGCGCTCGGTCGCAACGTGCTGGTCGCGTTCATGCCTTGGAACGGCTACAACTTCGAGGATGCCATCGTCATCTCCGAGCGCGTGAAGAAGGAGGACATCTATACCTCCATTCACATCGCCGAGTTCGACGTGGCCGCCCGCGACACCAAGCTGGGTCCGGAAGAAATCACCCGTGACATCCCGAACGTGGGTGAAGAGGCCCTGAAGAACCTCGACCACGACGGCATCATCCGCATCGGTGCGGAAGTGAAGCCGGGGGACATCCTCGTCGGCAAGATCACGCCGAAGTCCGAGACCGAACTCGCTCCGGAAGAGCGCCTGCTGCGCGCCATCTTCGGTGAGAAGGCGGCGGACGTGAAGGACACTTCGTTGCGCGTGCCTTCCGGCTGCATCGGCATCGTCCAGGACATCCGCGTTTCCTCTCACGGCAATGCCCGCAAGCGTGCCGAGAAGGTGGATCCGGTGGAGCTGAAGAAGCAGCTCAAGAAGATCAACGACGAGCACAAGAAGAAGGCTGACAAGCTGACCGATGACCTCACGGAGAAGCTTTCCGACATCCTGCTCGGCGAGAAGATCCCGCTCGACGTAGTGAACGCCCAGACCGGCGAGATCATCATCCCGGCGAACCGCAAGATCACCAAGACCCTGCTTCGCAAGCTGGCCTCGGTTCACGATCACATCGAAATCGATCCGTCCCCGATCCGGAACAAGATCCTCGAGATCATCGGTTCCTTCGAGCAGCGCTTCCAAGAGCTCGACACCGAGCGCGAGCGCAAGCTCGACCAATTGGAAGCCGGTGACGACGTCGATCCCGGCGTCATCAAGGAAGTGAAGGTCTTCATCGCCGCCAAGCGCAAGCTGTCCGTCGGTGACAAGATGGCCGGTCGTCACGGTAACAAGGGGGTTGTCGCCACCATCGTTCCCGAAGAAGACATGCCCTTCCTCGCGGACGGAACTCCGGTGGACATCGTGCTTAACCCGCTCGGCGTGCCTTCCCGTATGAACGTCGGCCAGGTGCTTGAGACTCACCTCGGCGTTGCAGCCAAGGCCCTCGGCTTCAAGGTCGCGACCCCGATTTTCGACGGTATCCCCGAAGCGAAGATCTGGGAGTTCATGTCCAAGGCCAAGGAAGTCGATGGCTACACCTGGATCGGTGACGGCAAGGATGGCACCACCGGCGGTAAGTCGACCTTGTTCGACGGCCGCACCGGCGAGGCTTTCCACCAACCGGTCGTGGTCGGCGTGATTTACATGCTGAAGCTCGGCCACTTGGTTGCCGACAAGATCCACGCCCGTGCCGTTGGTCCCTACAGCCTCGTTACCCAGCAGCCGCTGGGTGGTAAGGCCCAATACGGTGGCCAGCGCTTCGGGGAAATGGAAGTCTGGGCCCTCGAGGCCTACGGCGCCGCCTACACCCTTCAGGAATTGCTTACGGTCAAATCCGACGACGTGCAGGGCCGCACGCGGATTTACGAAGCGATCGTCAAGGGGGACAACAACCTGGAAGCCGGCACGCCGGAATCCTTCAACGTCCTCATCAAGGAAATGCAGTCCCTTGGTCTCGACGTCCGCCCCGGACGCCGTGGCTCCACGCCGGGAGGCGTGCCGTCGATCGGCGGAGTGGACGACTTCTCGCTCGACGATCTCACCCTTTGA
- the tuf gene encoding elongation factor Tu, producing the protein MAKESFKRNKPHVNIGTIGHVDHGKTTLTAAITNTLADKGFAEKKSYADIDAAPEERERGITINTAHVEYETDNRHYAHVDCPGHADYVKNMITGAAQMDGGILVVSAADGPMPQTREHILLARQVGVPALVVFMNKVDLVDDAELLELVEMEVRDLLSTYEFPGDEIPIVMGSAKQALDGDATHKENILKLMAAVDSYIPEPERAIDKPFLMPVEDVFSIEGRGTVCTGRVERGIIKKMEEVEIVGIRDTQKTTVTDIEMFRKLLDEGRAGDNVGLLIRGLKKNDVERGQVIAKPGSVKAHSKFKGEIYVLSKDEGGRHTPFFSNYRPQFYFRTTDVTGSIKLPEGVEMVMPGDNVNLEVELITPIAMEQTMRFAIREGGRTVGAGRVSEIL; encoded by the coding sequence ATGGCCAAAGAATCATTCAAGCGGAACAAGCCGCACGTCAACATCGGCACCATCGGTCACGTTGACCACGGCAAGACTACTCTCACTGCAGCGATCACGAACACTCTCGCGGACAAGGGTTTCGCTGAGAAGAAGAGCTACGCTGACATCGACGCTGCTCCGGAAGAACGCGAGCGCGGCATCACGATCAACACCGCCCACGTCGAATACGAGACCGACAACCGTCACTACGCGCACGTGGATTGCCCGGGTCACGCTGACTACGTGAAGAACATGATCACCGGTGCTGCCCAGATGGACGGTGGCATCCTCGTGGTGTCCGCTGCTGACGGCCCGATGCCGCAGACCCGCGAGCACATCCTTCTTGCCCGTCAGGTCGGCGTGCCGGCTCTGGTGGTGTTCATGAACAAGGTCGACCTCGTTGACGACGCCGAGCTTCTCGAGCTTGTCGAAATGGAAGTTCGCGACCTCCTTTCCACCTACGAATTCCCGGGCGACGAAATCCCGATCGTGATGGGCTCTGCCAAGCAGGCTCTCGACGGCGACGCGACCCACAAGGAAAACATCCTCAAGCTGATGGCTGCCGTGGACTCCTACATCCCGGAGCCGGAGCGCGCCATCGACAAGCCCTTCCTCATGCCTGTGGAAGACGTGTTCTCGATCGAAGGTCGTGGAACGGTCTGCACCGGTCGTGTGGAGCGCGGCATTATCAAGAAGATGGAAGAAGTCGAGATCGTTGGTATCCGCGACACGCAGAAGACCACCGTCACCGACATCGAAATGTTCCGCAAGCTGCTCGACGAAGGTCGTGCAGGTGACAACGTGGGTCTCCTGATCCGCGGTCTGAAGAAGAACGACGTCGAGCGCGGCCAGGTGATCGCCAAGCCGGGTTCGGTGAAGGCGCACAGCAAGTTCAAGGGCGAGATCTACGTCCTGTCCAAGGACGAAGGTGGCCGTCACACCCCGTTCTTCTCGAACTACCGCCCGCAGTTCTACTTCCGCACCACCGACGTGACCGGCAGCATCAAGCTTCCGGAAGGCGTGGAAATGGTGATGCCGGGCGACAACGTGAACCTCGAAGTCGAGCTCATCACGCCGATCGCCATGGAGCAGACCATGCGCTTCGCTATCCGCGAAGGCGGCCGCACCGTGGGTGCCGGTCGTGTCAGCGAAATTCTTTGA
- a CDS encoding preprotein translocase subunit SecE — MFAKVSRFVGEVKGELRKANWPWEADPKVKGFKKYKELTDSTVVVLIATILLAGFVSAWDFICTYVLNFITSFGH; from the coding sequence ATGTTCGCAAAAGTCTCACGTTTCGTCGGCGAAGTAAAAGGCGAGCTCCGCAAGGCCAACTGGCCTTGGGAGGCAGATCCGAAGGTCAAGGGTTTCAAGAAATACAAGGAACTCACGGATTCCACGGTGGTGGTGCTGATTGCGACGATCCTGCTGGCCGGCTTTGTTTCCGCCTGGGACTTCATTTGCACCTACGTCCTGAATTTCATCACGTCCTTCGGACACTGA
- a CDS encoding TIGR00282 family metallophosphoesterase: protein MEPLRILFLGDIVGEPGRKAVIEHLPALRKELELDFIIVNGENSAGGRGITPRIAIDLLRAGAAVITTGDHVWDQAEIVDYFPTEPRLLRPINYPADTPGSGSVVLETPKGKVGVIQAQGRSFMQPPLENPFLMVEVEAERLRADGVQVIFMDMHAETTSEKIAMCWALDGKVSVIVGTHTHVQTADERILAGGTGCLTDAGMCGPDDSILGRAPESVVWRFRTGMPTRFPIAQGPVRLCGVVADVDPENGRCVAISRFNRLISSKEVAESPETAGSGVAEVVGNQ from the coding sequence ATGGAGCCTCTCCGCATACTTTTCTTAGGTGACATCGTCGGCGAACCTGGTCGCAAGGCGGTGATCGAGCATTTGCCTGCGCTACGCAAGGAACTGGAGCTCGATTTCATCATCGTCAACGGCGAGAATTCCGCTGGCGGGCGGGGAATCACGCCCCGCATCGCGATCGATTTGCTCCGAGCCGGAGCGGCTGTGATCACCACCGGCGACCATGTCTGGGATCAGGCGGAGATTGTCGATTATTTCCCCACGGAGCCGCGCTTGCTGCGCCCGATCAATTACCCGGCCGATACGCCGGGAAGCGGTTCGGTGGTGCTCGAAACCCCGAAAGGAAAGGTAGGGGTCATTCAGGCTCAGGGGCGTTCCTTCATGCAGCCGCCCTTGGAGAATCCCTTCCTGATGGTCGAAGTGGAGGCTGAAAGGCTGCGCGCGGACGGGGTGCAGGTGATTTTCATGGACATGCACGCCGAGACCACGAGCGAGAAAATCGCGATGTGCTGGGCGCTGGATGGCAAGGTCTCGGTGATCGTGGGCACCCACACCCACGTCCAGACGGCGGACGAGCGGATCCTGGCGGGTGGCACCGGCTGCCTCACCGACGCGGGGATGTGCGGGCCGGATGATTCGATCCTAGGGCGGGCTCCGGAATCCGTGGTGTGGCGTTTCCGCACCGGAATGCCGACGCGATTCCCTATCGCTCAAGGACCCGTGCGCTTGTGCGGGGTGGTGGCAGATGTAGACCCCGAAAACGGCCGCTGTGTGGCGATCTCGCGCTTCAACCGCCTGATCTCTTCGAAGGAAGTGGCCGAAAGTCCGGAAACGGCGGGTTCGGGGGTGGCTGAAGTGGTTGGTAACCAGTGA
- a CDS encoding N-acetylmuramoyl-L-alanine amidase family protein, which produces MTPRTLPLWIVGILGLAAAIVWLKQPSIPPSPAPAPEDPSPAPAHSLSDLAGTPDWLALNGFQSTISRGDFLRQMDGIFTVSPAWRDWFEVGTQDVKIVTSPGQELRLRFSPEGLESAPPRYWRPVSSLPAAPADRPLEGIRIAIDPGHIGGRWGKMEERWFQIAGNQPVQEGDMTLQVALLLKPQLERLGATVTMVRDKTEPVTTIRPEMLRDEARHSTSGGDIAKLAERLFYRTAEIRARAKLVNETIKPDIVLCLHFNADAWGDPSNPTLVPANHFHMILNGGYTDGEVALEDQRHDLLTKLLEGVHGEETGLATYAAAAFVEKTGMPPYIYNPEAKNSRNVDGNPYLWARNLLANRIYRCPVVYFEPYVMNSLEDHARIQAGDYEGTREIAGKQYPAILREYADTVALGLERYYRAKRAAF; this is translated from the coding sequence ATGACACCCCGCACCCTGCCCCTCTGGATCGTCGGGATTCTCGGCTTGGCCGCCGCCATCGTGTGGCTGAAACAGCCTTCCATCCCGCCCTCACCCGCCCCGGCCCCGGAGGATCCCTCCCCCGCCCCGGCACACTCGCTATCCGATCTCGCCGGGACACCCGACTGGCTTGCCCTCAATGGCTTCCAATCCACCATTTCGCGCGGCGACTTCCTGCGCCAGATGGACGGGATTTTCACCGTTTCACCGGCTTGGCGGGATTGGTTCGAAGTTGGCACCCAGGACGTAAAAATCGTCACCTCCCCCGGCCAAGAGCTGCGCCTGCGTTTTTCCCCGGAGGGCCTTGAAAGCGCCCCCCCTCGCTACTGGCGTCCAGTCTCCTCGCTTCCGGCCGCTCCCGCCGATCGGCCGCTGGAGGGCATCAGGATCGCCATCGATCCCGGCCATATCGGCGGCCGATGGGGGAAAATGGAGGAGCGCTGGTTCCAGATCGCGGGCAATCAGCCCGTCCAGGAAGGCGACATGACCCTTCAAGTTGCCCTTCTGCTCAAGCCACAACTCGAACGTCTCGGAGCAACGGTCACCATGGTTCGGGACAAGACCGAACCCGTCACCACGATCCGCCCCGAGATGCTCCGGGATGAAGCACGGCACAGCACTTCCGGCGGTGACATCGCCAAGCTCGCGGAGCGCCTCTTCTACCGCACCGCGGAAATCCGCGCCCGCGCCAAGTTGGTGAACGAGACCATCAAGCCAGACATCGTCCTCTGCCTCCATTTCAACGCGGATGCATGGGGAGATCCCTCCAATCCCACGCTCGTTCCCGCAAACCACTTCCACATGATCCTGAACGGCGGCTACACCGATGGTGAAGTCGCTCTCGAGGACCAGCGCCATGACCTCCTCACCAAGCTCCTTGAAGGCGTGCACGGGGAGGAAACCGGCCTCGCTACCTATGCCGCCGCCGCCTTCGTCGAGAAGACCGGCATGCCTCCCTATATCTACAATCCCGAGGCGAAGAACTCCCGGAACGTAGATGGAAATCCATATCTCTGGGCGCGGAATCTTTTGGCCAACCGCATCTACCGCTGCCCCGTTGTTTACTTCGAGCCCTACGTCATGAACTCGCTCGAAGACCACGCACGCATCCAAGCCGGCGACTACGAAGGCACCCGCGAGATCGCCGGCAAGCAATACCCCGCCATCCTCCGCGAATACGCCGACACCGTCGCCCTCGGCCTCGAGCGCTACTACCGCGCCAAGCGCGCAGCTTTCTAG
- the rplJ gene encoding 50S ribosomal protein L10 translates to MNPDKKVIIDQLLEKVNASPYVLVVDYTGMTVPQFSELRNRLGAAGAECHVAKNTYVKKALSEAGLPDIGESLIGQTAFVTGSSEVFAAAKAIKNFEKEFKKPELKVGILDGAILDADKLKTIADIPSREAILSQLLATILEPSTRIARVIQKKFNPDADSKSDEAAAEPAAEA, encoded by the coding sequence ATGAATCCCGACAAGAAAGTCATCATCGACCAATTGCTCGAAAAGGTGAACGCCTCGCCGTACGTGCTCGTGGTGGATTACACCGGCATGACGGTTCCTCAGTTCTCCGAGCTCCGTAACCGCCTGGGTGCGGCCGGTGCCGAGTGCCACGTCGCCAAGAACACCTACGTGAAGAAGGCACTCTCCGAAGCCGGTCTCCCGGACATCGGTGAGTCGCTGATCGGCCAGACCGCTTTCGTCACCGGCAGCAGCGAAGTTTTCGCCGCCGCCAAGGCGATCAAGAACTTCGAAAAGGAGTTCAAGAAGCCGGAACTGAAAGTTGGCATCCTCGACGGAGCGATCCTTGACGCCGACAAGCTCAAGACCATCGCCGACATCCCGTCCCGCGAAGCGATCCTTTCCCAACTGCTTGCCACGATCCTCGAGCCGTCCACCCGGATCGCCCGTGTCATCCAGAAGAAGTTCAACCCGGACGCGGACTCCAAGTCCGACGAAGCTGCCGCCGAACCGGCTGCAGAAGCCTGA
- the nusG gene encoding transcription termination/antitermination protein NusG gives MPAPSPENQWYVVHVLSGQEGRVRDRILRQREAEEMGEYIYEVLVPTEMVSEIRRGKKTSTKRKFFPGYIIVNMNLLTPDNQLVEKTWYFIKEMEGVIGFAGTKDRPIPMRQSEVDGMLSQIKEREEHARPAISFEVGDTVKVADGPFQSQNGIVEEIDPERGKLRVAVTIFGRSTPVELEYWQVERA, from the coding sequence ATGCCTGCACCGTCTCCAGAGAACCAGTGGTACGTGGTCCATGTCCTTTCCGGACAGGAAGGAAGGGTTCGCGACCGCATCCTCCGCCAGCGTGAAGCGGAAGAGATGGGGGAATACATTTACGAGGTGCTGGTTCCGACCGAGATGGTTTCCGAGATTCGCCGCGGCAAGAAGACTTCCACGAAGCGGAAGTTCTTCCCGGGCTACATCATCGTGAACATGAACCTCCTGACTCCTGACAACCAGCTCGTCGAGAAGACCTGGTATTTCATCAAGGAGATGGAGGGAGTGATCGGCTTCGCCGGCACCAAGGACCGTCCGATCCCGATGCGCCAGAGCGAAGTGGACGGCATGCTTTCCCAGATCAAGGAGCGTGAGGAGCACGCCCGCCCTGCCATCAGTTTCGAAGTCGGCGATACCGTGAAGGTCGCCGACGGTCCGTTCCAAAGCCAGAACGGCATCGTCGAGGAAATCGACCCCGAGCGCGGCAAGCTGCGCGTGGCGGTCACGATCTTCGGTCGCTCCACTCCGGTGGAACTTGAATACTGGCAGGTCGAACGCGCCTGA
- the rplA gene encoding 50S ribosomal protein L1 gives MKNRSKRYEKASALVQAGKSYGLEEAVGTVKKFPAPKFDPTVTVSFHLGVDPRKSDQMVRGSVALPHGTGKNVRVAVFAAGAAAEAAEAAGAEFVGFEDLIKRVQGGFTDFDVAIATPDAMTEVRKIARVLGPRGLMPNPKTGTVTDDTAKAVKEVKAGRIDYKLDKNGNVSGAVGKASFSEEALLENARAFIDSVVRAKPASAKGNYVRSVTVAASMCPGIPLESGVYTKA, from the coding sequence ATGAAGAACCGCAGCAAGCGCTACGAGAAAGCCTCCGCCCTCGTGCAGGCAGGCAAGTCCTACGGCTTGGAAGAAGCTGTCGGCACCGTGAAGAAGTTCCCGGCACCGAAGTTTGACCCGACCGTTACCGTTTCCTTCCACCTCGGCGTGGATCCCCGCAAGAGCGACCAGATGGTCCGTGGTTCCGTCGCCCTGCCGCACGGCACGGGTAAGAACGTCCGCGTGGCTGTCTTCGCCGCCGGTGCCGCCGCTGAAGCAGCCGAGGCTGCCGGCGCGGAATTCGTCGGTTTCGAAGACCTGATCAAGCGCGTTCAGGGCGGCTTCACCGACTTCGACGTGGCGATCGCCACGCCGGATGCGATGACCGAAGTCCGCAAGATCGCCCGTGTTCTTGGTCCCCGCGGCCTGATGCCGAACCCGAAGACCGGCACTGTCACCGACGACACCGCCAAGGCGGTGAAGGAAGTGAAGGCCGGCCGTATCGACTACAAGCTCGACAAGAACGGCAACGTCTCCGGCGCTGTCGGCAAGGCGTCCTTCTCTGAGGAAGCCCTTCTCGAAAACGCCCGCGCTTTCATCGATAGCGTGGTGCGCGCCAAGCCTGCCTCTGCAAAGGGCAACTACGTCCGCAGCGTGACTGTCGCTGCATCCATGTGCCCCGGCATCCCTCTGGAGTCCGGCGTCTACACCAAGGCTTAA
- the rplK gene encoding 50S ribosomal protein L11 — translation MAKEVVKVIKLQIPAGAANPSPPVGPALGQAGVNIMGFCKEFNAQTQSQSGDVLPVVISVYKDKSFTFITKKPPAGNLLKKAAGLASGSKEANKIKVGKITKAKLMEVVAIKMPDLNTKDPEAAARILAGTARQMGLEIEGM, via the coding sequence ATGGCCAAGGAAGTCGTTAAAGTCATCAAGCTCCAGATTCCTGCCGGAGCTGCCAACCCGTCCCCGCCTGTCGGTCCCGCACTCGGCCAAGCTGGTGTGAACATCATGGGCTTCTGCAAGGAGTTCAATGCCCAGACCCAGAGCCAGTCCGGCGACGTGCTCCCGGTCGTGATCTCGGTCTACAAGGACAAGAGCTTCACCTTCATCACCAAGAAGCCCCCGGCGGGCAACCTGCTGAAGAAGGCCGCCGGTCTCGCATCCGGCTCGAAGGAAGCAAACAAGATCAAGGTCGGCAAGATCACCAAGGCGAAGCTCATGGAAGTGGTCGCCATCAAGATGCCTGACCTGAACACCAAGGACCCCGAGGCTGCGGCCCGGATCCTGGCTGGCACCGCCCGCCAGATGGGTCTTGAGATCGAAGGCATGTAA